One genomic segment of Arthrobacter sp. Marseille-P9274 includes these proteins:
- a CDS encoding isochorismatase family protein: MTRALVIVDVQNDFCEGGALGVEGGAQVAADLSEHLENNAAGYDFVVATQDWHVDPGSHFSDDPDFVDSWPRHCVAGSKGAQLHPELDTDEIDAYFRKGAFEAAYSGFEGVLAPEDEVATGDLEDEDSDAAEDVISLDDWLRQNDVDEVVIAGIATDYCVRATALDAVQAGYTTSVLLPLTAGINAERVTASVAELEDNGVEVIQD, translated from the coding sequence ATGACACGGGCACTGGTCATAGTTGATGTGCAGAATGACTTCTGCGAGGGAGGAGCGCTGGGCGTCGAGGGCGGGGCGCAGGTCGCCGCGGACCTGAGCGAGCATCTGGAAAACAATGCCGCCGGCTACGACTTCGTGGTGGCCACCCAGGACTGGCATGTGGATCCGGGAAGCCACTTCTCCGACGACCCGGACTTCGTCGACAGCTGGCCGCGGCACTGCGTGGCCGGGTCGAAGGGGGCCCAGCTGCACCCGGAGCTGGACACAGACGAGATCGACGCGTACTTCCGCAAGGGCGCTTTCGAGGCCGCCTACTCCGGCTTCGAGGGCGTGCTGGCGCCGGAGGACGAAGTGGCCACGGGGGACCTGGAGGACGAGGATTCCGACGCGGCCGAGGACGTCATCTCACTGGACGACTGGCTGCGGCAGAACGACGTCGACGAAGTGGTCATCGCGGGAATCGCGACGGACTACTGCGTCCGGGCCACGGCGTTGGACGCGGTGCAGGCCGGCTACACCACCTCGGTGCTGCTGCCGCTGACGGCGGGCATCAATGCCGAGCGCGTCACCGCGAGCGTCGCCGAGCTGGAGGACAACGGGGTCGAAGTCATCCAGGACTGA
- a CDS encoding transporter gives MVAHLLRLKLTLLRNGFKRSPWQLVGVILGAVYAVGVLGMLLVGLVFLGSGEPEVARTAIILAGSAVFLGWALIPMVATGVDMTLDPARFVTFAIPMPQMLAGLALGGLIGVPGAVTLLASLAQAAAWWQHPAAMIAAVVCAAVAALTAVLLSRLTTSASTTLASSRRFKDLSGVIGIIPLMLLGPIIIGITEGLESSQDFLPALAETLAWTPLGSIWAVPGDIAVGHWGAAAARFVIGVAFLVLIAWLWKLSLARALVTPPYNAVTRRGAGKLGWFSRFSATPTGAVAARALTYWFKDPRYGASLISIPLIPVVMAFAFAPMGDFGFMLWLGPIMAFLLSFAISADISYDNTAFALHVTSGVSGRADRAGRVIACAVFALPVTLVFAVAPFFFLGSWQLLPATLGLSLGVLLSGLGLSSVVSARYTYNVPLPGESPFKTPPGSTARMMIVQMLGMLVLVLIALPEAALALAALLTGAPLFSWLALAVGLVLGTALLVIGVRVGGAWYDRRAPELLQAVAINK, from the coding sequence GTGGTTGCGCACCTCCTAAGGCTCAAACTCACCCTGCTGCGCAACGGATTCAAGCGCAGCCCCTGGCAGTTGGTCGGCGTCATCCTCGGCGCGGTGTACGCCGTGGGCGTGCTCGGCATGCTGCTGGTGGGGCTGGTCTTCCTGGGCAGCGGCGAACCGGAGGTCGCCAGGACGGCCATCATCCTCGCCGGATCCGCGGTCTTCCTCGGCTGGGCGCTGATTCCGATGGTTGCCACCGGGGTGGACATGACCCTGGACCCGGCCCGTTTCGTGACCTTCGCGATCCCGATGCCGCAGATGCTTGCGGGGCTGGCCCTGGGCGGGCTGATCGGCGTTCCCGGAGCCGTCACGCTGCTCGCCTCGCTTGCGCAGGCCGCGGCCTGGTGGCAGCATCCGGCGGCGATGATTGCCGCGGTGGTCTGCGCTGCCGTAGCGGCTTTGACCGCCGTGTTGCTTTCCCGCCTGACGACCTCGGCCTCGACCACGCTGGCGAGCTCGCGCCGGTTCAAGGACCTGAGCGGCGTGATCGGCATCATTCCCCTCATGCTGCTCGGCCCGATCATCATCGGAATCACGGAGGGGCTGGAGAGCTCGCAGGACTTCCTGCCAGCCCTGGCCGAAACGCTGGCGTGGACCCCGCTGGGCAGCATCTGGGCGGTCCCCGGGGACATCGCCGTCGGCCATTGGGGCGCCGCGGCGGCGCGCTTCGTCATCGGCGTTGCCTTCCTGGTGCTCATTGCCTGGCTGTGGAAGCTCAGTCTCGCCCGGGCCCTGGTCACGCCGCCCTACAACGCGGTGACGCGCCGCGGGGCCGGCAAGCTCGGCTGGTTCTCCCGGTTCTCCGCCACGCCGACGGGGGCGGTGGCGGCGCGGGCGCTGACCTACTGGTTCAAGGATCCGCGCTATGGGGCCTCCCTGATCTCCATCCCGCTGATTCCCGTGGTGATGGCCTTCGCGTTCGCGCCCATGGGAGACTTCGGCTTCATGCTGTGGCTCGGGCCCATCATGGCGTTCCTGCTCTCGTTTGCGATCTCGGCGGACATTTCCTACGACAACACCGCATTCGCCCTCCACGTCACCTCCGGTGTCAGCGGAAGAGCGGACCGGGCCGGCCGGGTCATTGCCTGCGCGGTGTTCGCGCTGCCCGTGACCTTGGTCTTCGCCGTGGCGCCGTTCTTCTTCCTCGGTTCCTGGCAGCTGCTTCCGGCCACGCTGGGACTGTCACTGGGGGTGCTGCTCAGCGGCCTGGGCCTGTCCAGCGTGGTGTCCGCTCGGTACACCTACAACGTGCCGCTGCCGGGCGAAAGCCCCTTCAAGACACCCCCGGGGTCCACCGCGCGGATGATGATCGTGCAGATGCTGGGCATGCTGGTGCTGGTCCTGATCGCCCTGCCGGAAGCTGCCCTGGCGCTGGCAGCCCTGCTGACCGGCGCGCCGCTGTTCAGCTGGCTCGCGCTGGCGGTGGGGCTGGTGCTCGGCACGGCCCTGCTGGTGATTGGCGTGCGGGTCGGCGGGGCATGGTACGACAGACGCGCGCCGGAACTGCTGCAGGCCGTCGCGATCAACAAGTGA
- a CDS encoding nicotinate phosphoribosyltransferase has protein sequence MSTETGWVPPATSLYTDHYELTMLQAALRSGAAHRRSVFEAFARRLPDGRRYGVVAGTGRILEGIRNFTFSSDQLEFLARTKVVDAPTIDWLADFRFSGDIYGYTEGEAYFPYSPILTVESSFAEACVLETYILSILNHDCAIASAASRMTTAAGDRPCIEMGSRRTQEESAVAAARAAMIGGFTSTSNLEAGYRYGIKTVGTAAHSFTMLHDTEREAFEAQLASLGHGTTLLVDTYDVETAVRTAVELAGPELGGVRLDSGDLVTQAQWVRRLLDDLGNHNTHITVTSDLDEYAIAALASAPVDSYGVGTELVTGSGAPTASMVYKLVSRENDDGVQVPVAKAAKNKISKGGRKYALRRLDERGVASAEVIGIGHRPDSDSNDRSLLEQFVKNGELLPGFTGAEAVQRAAERHRLSLAELPGTHRRLQRGEAVIPTEFEEQA, from the coding sequence GTGAGTACCGAAACAGGCTGGGTTCCGCCCGCGACGTCCCTCTACACCGACCACTACGAGCTGACCATGCTGCAGGCCGCGCTGCGTTCGGGCGCCGCCCACCGGCGTTCGGTTTTCGAGGCTTTCGCCCGGCGGCTGCCGGACGGCCGGCGGTACGGCGTGGTGGCCGGCACCGGCCGCATCCTGGAAGGGATCCGCAACTTCACGTTCAGCTCGGACCAGCTGGAGTTCCTCGCCAGGACCAAGGTCGTGGACGCGCCGACCATCGACTGGCTGGCGGACTTCCGGTTCAGCGGCGATATCTACGGCTACACCGAGGGCGAAGCCTACTTCCCCTACTCCCCCATCCTCACCGTCGAGTCCAGCTTCGCCGAAGCATGCGTGCTCGAGACGTACATCCTCTCGATCCTCAACCACGACTGTGCCATTGCCTCGGCGGCCTCCCGGATGACGACCGCGGCCGGCGACCGGCCCTGCATCGAAATGGGCTCGCGCCGCACGCAGGAGGAGTCGGCCGTCGCCGCCGCCCGAGCCGCGATGATCGGCGGCTTCACCAGCACGTCCAACCTGGAGGCCGGGTACCGCTACGGCATCAAGACCGTGGGCACGGCCGCCCATTCCTTCACCATGCTGCACGACACGGAGCGGGAGGCCTTCGAGGCGCAGCTCGCGTCGCTGGGCCACGGCACCACGCTCCTGGTGGATACGTACGACGTCGAAACCGCGGTGCGCACCGCCGTCGAACTCGCCGGGCCGGAACTCGGCGGCGTCCGGCTGGATTCGGGCGACCTCGTGACCCAGGCACAGTGGGTACGCCGGCTGCTGGATGACCTCGGGAACCACAACACGCACATCACGGTCACGTCGGATCTGGACGAATACGCGATCGCCGCGCTGGCCTCGGCGCCGGTGGACTCCTACGGCGTCGGCACCGAGCTCGTCACCGGGTCCGGCGCCCCGACCGCGAGCATGGTGTACAAGCTGGTGAGCCGGGAGAACGACGACGGCGTCCAGGTTCCGGTGGCGAAGGCGGCCAAGAACAAGATCTCCAAGGGCGGCCGCAAGTACGCCCTGCGCCGCCTGGACGAGCGCGGCGTGGCCAGCGCGGAAGTCATCGGCATCGGCCACCGCCCCGATAGCGACAGCAATGACCGCTCGCTGCTGGAGCAGTTCGTCAAGAACGGCGAGCTGCTGCCGGGCTTCACCGGCGCGGAGGCCGTCCAGCGGGCCGCCGAACGGCATCGGCTCTCGCTCGCTGAACTGCCCGGAACGCACCGCCGGCTGCAGCGCGGCGAGGCAGTTATTCCCACGGAATTCGAGGAGCAGGCATGA
- a CDS encoding DEAD/DEAH box helicase, producing MSQETTLFGSGPALPPAYPERAAWGTAPKLRQWQAEALEKYFTLAPRDFLAVATPGAGKTTFALRVATELVERGTVNRIVVVAPTDHLKRQWADAAARVGLSIDPNFKNSDGQHGKDFIGVAVTYAQVAMKPMLHRAKTEAARTLVILDEIHHGGDALSWGDGIREAFDPATRRLALTGTPFRSDTAAIPFVEYAEDRDGIRRSKADYTYGYGNALRDHVVRPVIFMAYSGQMRWRTSAGDEFSASLGEAAVTKDITAQAWRTALNPQGQWIPSVLAAADKRLTEVRRTVPDSGGLVIATDHEDARAYAGQLKKITGESPTVILSDDAGASEKIEEFSAGETRWMVAVRMVSEGVDVPRLSVGVYATSTATPLFFAQAIGRFVRARKRGETASVFLPSVPNLMELANQMELERDHALDRPDKDNDEGFIPEEALMEQANREEKASDELTRQKFEALESQASFDRVLFDGGEFGTGGELGSEDELDFLGIPGLLDAEQVGQLLRQRQQEQQSRKRRQGAAAPAPEPHVVDHRQLTELRNQLAKNVSAWSARSGMPHGVVHSELRRICGGPAVAQANEEQLNKRLKKLQDWFIGRK from the coding sequence ATGAGCCAGGAGACGACTCTTTTCGGTTCCGGCCCGGCGCTGCCTCCGGCCTACCCGGAGCGCGCGGCGTGGGGGACCGCACCCAAGCTGCGCCAGTGGCAGGCCGAGGCGCTGGAAAAATACTTCACCCTCGCGCCCCGGGACTTCCTCGCCGTCGCAACTCCCGGAGCAGGCAAGACCACTTTCGCGCTCCGGGTTGCCACGGAGCTCGTGGAACGCGGCACCGTCAACCGGATCGTCGTCGTCGCCCCCACGGACCACCTCAAGCGCCAGTGGGCCGATGCGGCCGCCCGTGTGGGCCTGTCCATCGACCCCAACTTCAAGAACTCCGACGGCCAGCACGGCAAGGATTTCATCGGCGTCGCGGTCACTTATGCCCAGGTGGCCATGAAGCCGATGCTGCACCGGGCCAAAACCGAGGCGGCCCGGACGCTGGTGATCCTCGACGAGATCCACCATGGCGGCGACGCGCTCAGCTGGGGCGACGGCATCCGCGAGGCGTTCGATCCGGCCACGCGGCGGCTCGCGCTCACGGGCACGCCGTTCCGTTCGGACACGGCCGCCATCCCCTTCGTGGAGTATGCCGAGGACAGGGACGGCATCCGCCGCTCCAAGGCGGACTACACCTACGGCTACGGGAATGCCCTGCGGGACCACGTGGTGCGCCCCGTGATCTTCATGGCCTATTCCGGCCAGATGCGCTGGCGGACCAGCGCCGGGGACGAGTTCTCGGCGTCATTGGGCGAAGCCGCCGTCACCAAGGACATCACCGCCCAGGCGTGGCGGACAGCGCTGAACCCGCAGGGGCAGTGGATTCCGTCGGTGCTGGCCGCCGCTGACAAGCGCCTGACCGAGGTGCGCCGCACCGTCCCGGACTCGGGCGGCCTGGTCATCGCCACGGACCACGAGGACGCGCGGGCCTACGCCGGCCAGCTGAAGAAGATCACCGGCGAATCGCCCACGGTCATCCTCTCCGATGATGCCGGCGCCTCCGAAAAGATCGAGGAGTTCTCCGCCGGGGAAACGCGCTGGATGGTCGCAGTGCGCATGGTCTCCGAAGGCGTGGACGTCCCGCGTCTTTCCGTGGGCGTCTATGCGACGTCGACGGCGACGCCCCTGTTCTTCGCCCAGGCCATCGGCCGCTTCGTCCGCGCCCGGAAGCGCGGCGAGACCGCGTCCGTGTTCCTGCCGTCGGTGCCGAACCTGATGGAGCTGGCCAACCAGATGGAGCTGGAGCGCGACCACGCGCTGGACCGGCCGGACAAGGACAACGACGAGGGCTTCATCCCCGAAGAGGCCCTGATGGAGCAGGCCAACCGCGAGGAGAAGGCCTCCGACGAGCTCACCCGGCAGAAGTTCGAGGCCCTCGAATCGCAGGCGTCCTTTGACCGCGTCCTCTTCGACGGCGGCGAGTTCGGCACCGGCGGCGAGCTTGGTTCGGAAGACGAACTCGATTTCCTCGGCATTCCGGGCCTCCTGGATGCCGAGCAGGTCGGCCAGCTGCTGCGGCAGCGCCAGCAGGAGCAGCAGTCGCGCAAGCGCCGCCAAGGTGCAGCCGCTCCCGCTCCCGAACCCCACGTCGTCGACCACCGCCAGCTGACGGAGCTGCGCAACCAGCTGGCCAAGAACGTCTCCGCCTGGTCGGCCCGTTCAGGCATGCCGCATGGGGTGGTGCATTCGGAACTGCGGCGGATCTGCGGCGGCCCGGCGGTCGCCCAGGCGAACGAGGAGCAGCTGAACAAGCGCCTGAAGAAACTCCAGGACTGGTTCATCGGCCGCAAGTAG
- a CDS encoding tetratricopeptide repeat protein: protein MTTPASGRGPAPASVNLRGAVDLSSLKRPQAPAAAPGQGGPGQPEGSAQGRPAYIVEVNQESFSALVQLSAQVPVVVELTAPWSDQAQQLSAVTEKVATEYAGRFVLGRVDVDANPQIGQAFQLQSVPAAVALLKGQPIPLFQGAASEEELRSFVAELLKVAEANGVTGTAPSAAGEPQEEPPLPPLHQEAFDAIEAGNYAAAAAAYRKALAEAPADNDARSGLAQVELMQRLEGADANAIREAAASAPDDVAAQLAVADLDVSGGHVEDAFARLVKFVGLHSGEDREAARARLVELFEVIGTADPRVSKARQALARALF from the coding sequence ATGACCACTCCAGCTTCAGGGCGGGGCCCTGCGCCAGCATCTGTCAACCTCCGCGGGGCCGTGGATCTGTCGTCGCTCAAGCGGCCGCAGGCTCCGGCAGCGGCTCCGGGACAGGGCGGTCCGGGCCAGCCGGAGGGATCGGCGCAAGGGCGCCCGGCCTACATCGTCGAGGTCAACCAGGAGAGCTTTTCGGCTCTGGTCCAGCTCTCCGCGCAGGTCCCCGTCGTCGTTGAGCTGACGGCGCCGTGGAGCGACCAGGCCCAGCAGCTTTCGGCCGTCACGGAGAAGGTGGCCACGGAGTACGCCGGCCGGTTCGTGCTGGGCCGCGTGGACGTGGATGCCAACCCGCAGATCGGCCAGGCGTTCCAGCTGCAAAGCGTTCCGGCGGCGGTGGCGCTGCTCAAGGGGCAGCCGATTCCGCTCTTCCAGGGGGCCGCCAGCGAGGAGGAACTGCGGTCCTTCGTCGCCGAACTGCTCAAGGTCGCCGAGGCGAACGGCGTCACCGGCACTGCGCCGTCGGCCGCCGGTGAACCCCAGGAGGAGCCGCCGCTGCCGCCGCTGCACCAGGAGGCCTTCGACGCCATCGAGGCCGGTAACTATGCGGCCGCAGCTGCGGCCTACCGCAAGGCCCTGGCCGAGGCACCCGCGGACAACGACGCCCGCAGCGGCCTCGCTCAGGTGGAGCTGATGCAGCGCCTGGAGGGAGCGGACGCCAACGCGATTCGCGAAGCCGCGGCCTCTGCGCCGGACGACGTGGCGGCGCAGCTGGCCGTCGCGGACCTCGATGTCTCCGGCGGCCATGTCGAAGATGCGTTTGCCCGGCTGGTGAAGTTCGTCGGCCTGCATTCCGGCGAGGACCGGGAGGCCGCCCGGGCACGCCTGGTGGAGCTGTTCGAAGTGATCGGCACGGCGGACCCGCGCGTCTCGAAGGCACGCCAGGCGCTGGCCCGGGCCCTGTTCTAA
- a CDS encoding NADH:flavin oxidoreductase/NADH oxidase — MPSQLFSPLTLRGLTLAHRGWVAPMCQYSVRSADEPGTPNDWHLVHLGQFAAGGAALILTEATAVNAAGRISPRDTGIWTDEQAERWSRITDFVHRNGPGGTKIGIQLAHAGRKASTYWPFAAESGSVPAAQGGWQTVGSTAEPFGPLAAPQELDEAGIAGVVDDFRAAAARAVWAGFDTIELHAAHGYLLHQFLSPLVNTRGDMWGGSAANRSRLLLAVVDAVRTVIPDRMPLLLRVSASDWAQGGLEPDEVAAIALAAGERGVDLVDVSSGGAVPGLQIPLEPGYQVPFAARIRRATGLPVGAVGLISSARHAEQIVADGDAHAVLLARAALRDPHWWLRAAVELGVDLPWAAQYERAAVAEDF, encoded by the coding sequence ATGCCCTCGCAGCTGTTCAGCCCCCTCACGCTGCGCGGCCTCACGCTGGCCCACCGGGGCTGGGTCGCGCCCATGTGCCAGTACTCGGTACGCAGCGCCGACGAGCCCGGAACACCGAACGACTGGCACCTGGTGCACCTGGGACAGTTCGCTGCGGGGGGAGCGGCCCTCATCCTGACCGAGGCCACTGCGGTCAACGCCGCCGGCAGGATCAGCCCGCGTGACACGGGCATCTGGACGGACGAGCAGGCCGAACGCTGGAGCAGGATCACGGATTTCGTTCACCGCAACGGTCCCGGCGGTACGAAGATCGGCATCCAGCTCGCCCATGCGGGCCGCAAGGCGTCGACCTACTGGCCATTCGCCGCCGAAAGCGGCAGCGTTCCGGCGGCCCAGGGAGGCTGGCAGACGGTGGGGTCCACCGCGGAACCCTTCGGCCCCTTGGCCGCCCCGCAGGAGCTCGATGAGGCGGGCATCGCCGGCGTGGTCGATGATTTCCGGGCCGCCGCCGCCCGGGCGGTCTGGGCCGGGTTCGACACCATCGAACTGCACGCCGCCCACGGCTACCTGCTCCACCAGTTCCTGAGTCCGCTCGTGAACACGCGGGGTGACATGTGGGGCGGTTCCGCGGCCAACCGGAGCCGCTTGCTGCTGGCCGTGGTGGACGCCGTGCGGACCGTCATCCCGGACCGGATGCCGCTGTTGCTGCGCGTTTCGGCCTCGGACTGGGCCCAGGGAGGGCTCGAACCGGACGAGGTCGCGGCCATCGCGCTGGCCGCGGGCGAACGCGGTGTGGACCTGGTCGACGTCTCGAGCGGCGGAGCCGTCCCCGGGCTGCAGATTCCGCTGGAACCCGGCTACCAGGTGCCTTTCGCTGCCCGGATCCGCCGGGCCACCGGACTGCCCGTGGGCGCGGTAGGCCTGATCTCCTCGGCGCGCCATGCCGAACAGATCGTCGCCGACGGCGATGCCCACGCGGTCCTGCTGGCCCGTGCCGCCCTCCGCGATCCGCATTGGTGGCTGCGCGCCGCCGTCGAACTCGGCGTGGACCTGCCCTGGGCGGCGCAGTATGAACGCGCCGCCGTGGCGGAGGATTTTTAG
- a CDS encoding ABC transporter ATP-binding protein — MTLPDFVHPAGPGPREPLPGTGASDAGPHHPQPAAPALALRGLAKRFGGKIAVNGINLDVPSGSFYGLVGPNGAGKTTTLSMATGMLRPDYGQVWVHGTDVWAQPLAAKKLMGVLPDGVRLFDRLTGEQLVTYAGLLRGMDRDMVASRVADLLRALDLANDAGTLVVDYSAGMTKKIALASALIHAPRLLVLDEPFEAVDPVSAANIRDILHDYVASGGTVIVSSHVMDLVQRMCDHVAVIAQGNVLAAGTVDEVRDGASLEDRFVQLVGGRGQSEGLSWLRTS; from the coding sequence ATGACTTTGCCCGACTTTGTCCATCCTGCCGGCCCCGGGCCGCGGGAACCCTTGCCCGGCACGGGCGCCAGCGACGCAGGCCCGCACCATCCGCAGCCGGCGGCTCCTGCGCTGGCCCTGCGCGGCCTGGCCAAACGTTTCGGCGGGAAGATCGCGGTCAACGGAATCAACCTTGACGTGCCGTCGGGTTCCTTCTACGGCCTGGTCGGTCCGAACGGCGCCGGAAAGACCACCACGTTGTCCATGGCGACCGGGATGCTGCGTCCGGACTACGGACAGGTGTGGGTCCACGGGACCGACGTCTGGGCGCAGCCGCTGGCAGCCAAGAAACTGATGGGCGTCTTGCCGGACGGCGTGCGGCTCTTCGACCGGCTCACGGGCGAACAGCTGGTGACCTACGCCGGCCTGCTGCGGGGGATGGACCGCGACATGGTGGCCTCCCGCGTCGCGGATCTGCTGCGCGCCCTGGACCTCGCCAACGACGCCGGGACACTGGTCGTGGACTATTCCGCCGGCATGACGAAGAAGATCGCGCTCGCTTCCGCCCTGATCCATGCGCCGAGGCTGCTGGTCCTGGACGAACCGTTCGAAGCTGTCGACCCGGTATCGGCCGCCAACATCCGCGACATCCTCCACGACTATGTTGCCTCCGGCGGCACCGTCATCGTCTCCAGCCACGTCATGGACCTGGTGCAGCGCATGTGCGACCACGTGGCCGTCATCGCGCAGGGAAACGTCCTGGCGGCCGGGACGGTGGACGAGGTCCGCGACGGCGCCAGCCTTGAGGACCGCTTTGTCCAGCTGGTCGGGGGCCGCGGCCAGTCGGAAGGACTGTCGTGGTTGCGCACCTCCTAA
- a CDS encoding AI-2E family transporter yields the protein MTEHEERPAGPQEPGDGGTPAGAAGPEAAAAPGPGGRRPVLHALGRLGASFPRAQPRVRFEMPPDALTPEEEKAMAAAVGTQGAARHPIHFGFMGTVGVGLALLLYFILSNVGQLLGWIAAALFISLGLDPIVRWLEQKGLPRPAGVVAVVLALAGALAAFFATLIPTIVNQTAQIVANGPEYADNFLNSAFFQSIDQQFQVRSRVEEEVAKFFANSEAVTGIFGGVLGVGSAVLQGAFGVLIVLVLTLYFLASLPALKIWAYRLAPRSRRQRVQVLAEEITGSVGSYVIGQACVALINATVAFIAMNIAGVPFSVLLAFLVALLAFIPLVGAMIAGVMVSLVALTVSWQNAALFAVIYFAYLQFEAYFVSPRIMQRAVAVPGAVAVIAVIAGGTLMGVLGALMAIPAAAAVMLLLKEVVIVRQDRR from the coding sequence TTGACGGAGCACGAGGAACGACCTGCCGGGCCGCAGGAGCCAGGCGACGGCGGCACGCCCGCAGGTGCCGCCGGGCCGGAGGCTGCCGCAGCACCCGGCCCGGGTGGCCGCAGGCCGGTCCTGCACGCCCTCGGCCGGCTCGGAGCGTCTTTCCCCCGGGCCCAGCCGCGCGTCCGCTTCGAGATGCCGCCGGATGCCCTGACGCCGGAGGAGGAAAAGGCAATGGCGGCCGCCGTCGGGACCCAGGGCGCGGCCCGCCACCCCATCCACTTCGGCTTCATGGGCACCGTCGGCGTGGGCCTGGCGCTGCTGCTGTATTTCATCCTCAGCAATGTCGGCCAGCTGCTGGGCTGGATTGCCGCCGCGCTCTTCATCTCTCTGGGCCTCGATCCGATCGTCCGCTGGCTGGAACAAAAAGGCCTGCCGCGGCCGGCGGGCGTCGTCGCCGTCGTTTTGGCCCTCGCGGGCGCGCTGGCCGCATTCTTTGCCACGCTCATCCCCACGATCGTGAACCAGACGGCACAGATCGTGGCCAACGGGCCGGAGTACGCCGACAACTTCCTCAATTCCGCGTTCTTCCAGTCCATCGACCAGCAGTTCCAGGTCCGCAGCCGCGTGGAGGAGGAAGTAGCCAAGTTCTTCGCCAACTCCGAGGCCGTGACCGGCATCTTCGGCGGGGTGCTCGGCGTCGGCAGCGCCGTCCTGCAGGGAGCCTTCGGAGTCCTGATTGTCCTGGTGCTGACCTTGTATTTCCTGGCGTCGCTGCCGGCCCTGAAGATCTGGGCGTACCGGCTCGCGCCGCGCTCCCGCCGCCAGCGGGTGCAGGTGCTCGCCGAGGAGATCACCGGAAGCGTCGGCAGCTACGTGATCGGGCAGGCCTGCGTCGCGCTCATCAACGCCACCGTGGCCTTCATCGCGATGAACATCGCGGGCGTCCCCTTCAGCGTCCTGCTGGCGTTCCTGGTCGCGCTGCTGGCATTCATCCCGCTGGTCGGAGCAATGATCGCCGGCGTCATGGTCTCGCTGGTGGCGCTGACGGTGAGCTGGCAGAACGCCGCGCTGTTTGCCGTGATCTACTTCGCCTACCTGCAGTTCGAGGCGTACTTCGTTTCGCCGCGGATCATGCAGCGTGCGGTGGCCGTTCCCGGGGCCGTGGCGGTCATCGCGGTCATTGCCGGCGGCACGCTGATGGGCGTGCTGGGCGCGCTGATGGCCATCCCGGCCGCCGCCGCGGTCATGCTCCTGCTAAAGGAAGTGGTGATCGTCCGGCAGGACCGGCGCTGA
- a CDS encoding DUF3039 domain-containing protein has protein sequence MTLPPDPFENDPYRQPQGPGGSTATIEREEQREELEPGDRERFAHYVRKEKIMESALSGEPVIALCGKVWVPGRDPKKFPVCPECKEIYEGLRPGKDGSGNDK, from the coding sequence ATGACTTTGCCCCCTGATCCATTCGAGAACGACCCGTACCGCCAGCCCCAGGGGCCGGGCGGTTCGACCGCGACGATTGAACGGGAAGAGCAGCGCGAAGAGCTCGAGCCGGGCGACCGGGAGCGGTTTGCCCATTACGTGCGCAAGGAAAAGATCATGGAGTCCGCGCTCTCGGGCGAGCCCGTGATCGCGCTCTGCGGTAAGGTGTGGGTTCCCGGCCGGGATCCCAAAAAGTTCCCCGTCTGCCCGGAATGCAAGGAGATCTATGAAGGACTCCGCCCGGGCAAGGATGGCTCCGGAAACGACAAGTAG
- the nucS gene encoding endonuclease NucS codes for MRLVIARCSVDYIGRLRAHLPLATRLLMVKADGSVLIHSDGGSYKPLNWMSPPATLRVNEPVEGDSPEGVTEVWNVQHAKSDDRLVIHIHEQLHEFSHDLGVDPGLVKDGVEADLQRLLAEQIHTLGDGYSLIRREYMTAIGPVDLLARDADGGTVAVELKRRGDIDGVEQLTRYLELLNRDPLLAPVKGVFAAQQIKPQARVLAEDRGIDCLTLDYDAMRGVDDIESRLF; via the coding sequence GTGCGTCTCGTTATAGCCCGTTGCTCTGTTGATTACATCGGCCGCCTCCGCGCCCATTTGCCCCTGGCCACGCGGCTGCTCATGGTGAAGGCGGACGGCTCGGTCCTGATCCATTCCGACGGCGGCTCCTACAAGCCGCTCAACTGGATGAGCCCTCCCGCGACGCTCCGCGTGAACGAGCCGGTCGAGGGAGACAGCCCCGAGGGCGTCACCGAGGTATGGAACGTCCAGCACGCGAAGAGCGACGACCGCCTCGTCATCCACATTCACGAACAGCTGCACGAATTCAGCCATGACCTGGGCGTGGACCCGGGGCTGGTCAAGGACGGCGTGGAAGCCGACTTGCAGCGGCTGCTTGCGGAGCAGATCCACACCCTGGGCGACGGCTACTCGCTGATCCGCCGCGAATACATGACGGCCATCGGACCGGTCGACCTCCTGGCCCGCGACGCCGACGGCGGCACGGTCGCCGTGGAACTCAAGCGGCGGGGAGACATCGACGGCGTGGAGCAGCTGACCCGTTACCTCGAACTGCTGAACCGCGACCCGCTGCTGGCGCCCGTGAAGGGTGTTTTCGCCGCCCAGCAGATCAAGCCGCAGGCACGGGTCCTCGCCGAAGACCGCGGCATCGACTGCCTGACACTGGACTACGACGCCATGCGCGGGGTCGACGACATCGAGTCCCGGCTCTTCTGA